One Brassica napus cultivar Da-Ae chromosome C4, Da-Ae, whole genome shotgun sequence genomic region harbors:
- the LOC106445239 gene encoding sigma factor binding protein 1, chloroplastic, with protein MKSSSWTFLTTTSLDQKNPSPATPKQMKKRASRNKPIKVRYISNPMRVKTCASKFRELVQELTGQDAVDLELEPEFSPSAVSDHSPSPPPPETFAPHIPHQEPFDDLVAGYYEPLDGEEMFLSQMSRGFSGYFSNEFYNVNDYLGRIDSL; from the coding sequence ATGAAGTCATCATCATGGACGTTTCTCACCACCACAAGCTTAGACCAGAAAAACCCATCTCCGGCTACACCAAAGCAAATGAAGAAGAGGGCTTCAAGGAACAAACCCATCAAAGTGCGTTACATATCAAACCCCATGAGAGTCAAAACTTGTGCGTCCAAGTTTAGAGAACTCGTACAAGAACTCACCGGCCAAGACGCCGTCGATCTTGAGCTTGAACCCGAGTTTTCCCCTTCCGCTGTATCCGACCACAGCCCTTCTCCGCCGCCGCCGGAGACTTTTGCGCCACATATTCCTCATCAGGAGCCGTTCGATGATCTGGTAGCTGGCTACTATGAGCCGTTGGATGGGGAAGAGATGTTCTTGTCGCAGATGTCGAGAGGTTTTtctggatatttctcgaatgaGTTTTACAATGTGAATGACTACCTTGGAAGAATCGATTCTTTGTGA
- the LOC106445240 gene encoding CDPK-related kinase 7: MGLCHGKPNEHQSKQSLSITTNEEEEEEEAPKTPLNLFSPFPSLFKTSSPAVSSSSVSSTPLRIFKRPFPPPSPAKHIRAFLARRHGSSTKPDQASIPEGSECEVGLDKAFGFSKQFGSYYEIDGEVGRGHFGFTCSAKGKKGSLKGHHVAVKVIPKSKMTTAIAIEDVRREVKILKALTGHKNLVQFYDAFEDDENVYIVMELLKGGELLDKILQRGGKYSEEDAKKVMVQILSVVAYCHLQGVVHRDLKPENFLFRTKDETSPLKAIDFGLSDYVRPDERLNDIVGSAYYVAPEVLHRTYGTEADMWSIGVIAYILLCGSRPFWARSESGIFRAVLKTEPNFEEAPWPSLSPDAVDFVKLLLNKDYRKRLTAAQALCHPWLAGSHELKIPSDMIIYKLVKVYIMSSSLRKTALSALAKTLTVPQLTYLREQFNLLGPSKNGYISMQNYKTAIMKSSTEATKDSRILDFVDMISCLQYKKLDFEEFCASALSVHQLEAMGTWEKHARRAYELFEKDGNRVIMIEELASELGLGPSVPVHVVLQDWIRHSDGKLSFLGFVKLLHGVSSRTLQKA, encoded by the exons ATGGGTCTCTGTCACGGAAAACCTAACGAACACCAATCGAAACAGAGCCTCTCAATCACCACCaacgaggaggaggaggaggaggaggcaccCAAGACTCCTCTCAATCTGTTTAGCCCATTCCCTAGCCTCTTCAAAACCTCATCACCTGCCGTATCCTCCTCTAGCGTGAGCTCCACGCCACTTCGCATCTTCAAGCGACCTTTCCCACCTCCTTCACCCGCTAAGCACATACGCGCCTTCCTCGCGCGTCGTCACGGCTCCTCCACTAAGCCTGACCAAGCTTCGATCCCTGAAGGGAGTGAGTGTGAGGTTGGCCTTGATAAGGCTTTCGGATTCTCCAAGCAGTTTGGTTCGTACTATGAGATTGATGGTGAGGTGGGTCGTGGTCATTTTGGGTTTACTTGCTCTGCTAAGGGGAAGAAAGGTAGCTTGAAAGGTCATCATGTGGCTGTCAAAGTTATTCCCAAATCAAAG ATGACTACGGCAATTGCAATTGAGGATGTTAGAAGAGAAGTTAAGATATTGAAGGCGTTGACTGGTCACAAGAACCTAGTCCAGTTCTATGATGCctttgaagatgatgagaatGTTTACATTGTCATGGA GTTATTGAAAGGAGGTGAACTACTGGACAAAATACTTCAAAG GGGAGGCAAATACTCAGAAGAGGATGCTAAGAAAGTAATGGTTCAGATTCTTAGTGTAGTAGCATACTGTCATCTTCAAGGTGTGGTTCACCGTGACCTCAAACCTGAG AATTTTCTCTTCCGTACAAAGGACGAGACTTCTCCTCTGAAAGCCATTGATTTTGGTCTCTCCGACTATGTCAGACCTG ATGAGAGGTTGAATGACATTGTAGGAAGTGCTTACTACGTGGCCCCTGAAGTGTTACACCGTACATATGGAACTGAAGCAGATATGTGGAGCATTGGAGTGATTGCTTATATACTTCTCTGTGGTAGCAGACCCTTTTGGGCCCGTTCTGAATCTGGAATCTTCAGAGCTGTTCTTAAAACAGAACCCAATTTTGAAGAAGCTCCTTGGCCATCTCTTTCACCTGATGCTGTAGATTTCGTGAAACTTTTGCTGAACAAAGACTACCGTAAGAGACTAACTGCTGCACAAGCTTTGT GTCATCCGTGGCTGGCGGGTTCACATGAATTAAAGATACCATCTGATATGATCATTTACAAGCTCGTCAAAGTATACATTATGTCTTCTTCTTTGAGGAAAACAGCTTTATCG GCGCTTGCCAAAACATTAACTGTACCGCAGCTGACTTATCTGCGTGAGCAATTTAATCTGTTGGGACCAAGCAAAAACGGATATATCTCAATGCAGAACTACAAAACT GCGATCATGAAGAGTTCGACAGAGGCTACGAAGGATTCAAGAATCTTGGATTTTGTAGACATG ATTAGTTGTCTTCAGTACAAGAAACTAGACTTTGAAGAGTTTTGCGCTTCGGCTTTAAGTGTTCATCAGCTAGAAGCAATGGGAACTTGGGAGAAACACGCACGCCGTGCTTATGAGCTGTTTGAGAAGGATGGAAACAGAGTCATCATGATCGAGGAACTTGCATCG GAGCTCGGTCTTGGTCCATCAGTCCCAGTTCATGTTGTTCTTCAGGATTGGATAAGACATTCTGATGGCAAGCTAAGTTTCTTGGGTTTTGTCAAACTCTTACACGGTGTGTCCTCTCGGACATTGCAGAAAGCGTAA
- the LOC106447879 gene encoding uncharacterized protein LOC106447879, translating to MGLLDLEKHFAFYGAYHSNPINIVIHICLDKKSGFVVALMCFACWVGSSVFADRLGPSLAVKSLIDYSEESGFEETHIVESVSWDDLERNAASKAGGCSKRHHSWRSHQHDSSRKDDESPGDLYELWRQEQNIIAARLDKELKSRWELDELIEEQLSRYQSHYFKTMVSTSLKDVSNLLMPTWIPPHELAAVSWLGDWHPTSILDLPQK from the exons ATGGGATTGCTCGATCTCGAGAAGCACTTCGCCTTCTACGGTGCTTACCACAGCAACCCAATCAACATCGTAATCCACATCTGCTTGGATAAGAAATCTGGGTTCGTTGTGGCTCTCATGTGTTTCGCTTGCTGGGTCGGTTCCAGTGTCTTCGCTGATCGATTAGGACCTTCTCTTGCCGTAAAG TCTCTTATTGATTATAGTGAAGAGAGTGGATTTGAGGAAACCCACATTGTGGAATCAGTTTCATGGGATGATCTTGAGAGAAACGCTGCTAGTAAAGCCGGTGGTTGTTCTAAAAGACATCACTCCTGGAGATCTCACCAGCACGACTCTTCTAGAAAAG ATGACGAATCACCTGGAGACTTGTACGAACTGTGGAGGCAAGAACAGAATATCATAGCTGCAAGACTAGACAAGGAGCTTAAATCCAGGTGGGAGCTTGATGAGCTGATTGAAGAACAGCTGAGCAGATACCAGTCGCATTACTTCAAGACCATGGTTTCAACCTCCTTGAAGGATGTCTCTAACCTTCTCATGCCCACCTGGATACCGCCTCATGAGCTGGCTGCTGTGTCCTGGCTTGGAGATTGGCATCCCACTTCCATTCTTGACCTTCCACAGAAATAA